From the Amycolatopsis thermoflava N1165 genome, one window contains:
- the recF gene encoding DNA replication/repair protein RecF (All proteins in this family for which functions are known are DNA-binding proteins that assist the filamentation of RecA onto DNA for the initiation of recombination or recombinational repair.) — MHIRHLQVTDFRSWEHADLPLTPGPTVLVGQNGRGKTNLLEAIGYLATLGSHRVATDAPLVRHGCERALVRAAVVNEDRELTVELEINPGRANRARVNRGAVGKPRDILGILRTVLFSPEDLALVRGDPGERRRFMDELLVQRAPRYAGVRADYERILKQRNALLKTAGKKKGAARDDPYALSTLEVWDNHLSVVGAQLLAARLDLVADLGPHTTAAYAGVAPDSRPAKISYRSSLGAALPEGYGVPDGKRAEPEVLTGILVEAMAQVRQQELERGISLVGPHRDELEIVLGEAPAKGYASHGESWSFALALRLASYELLRREAGEPVLLLDDVFAELDRRRRSRLAEVAAGAEQVLVTAAVDEDVPEELAGVRFTVADGEVRSA; from the coding sequence GTGCACATACGGCACCTGCAGGTCACCGACTTCCGCTCCTGGGAGCACGCTGACCTGCCGCTCACCCCCGGACCGACGGTCCTCGTCGGCCAGAACGGCCGCGGGAAGACCAACCTGCTGGAGGCGATCGGCTACCTGGCGACTCTCGGGTCGCACCGGGTCGCGACGGACGCCCCGCTGGTGCGGCACGGTTGTGAGCGGGCACTCGTGCGGGCGGCCGTGGTCAACGAGGACCGCGAGCTGACCGTCGAGCTGGAGATCAACCCCGGCCGGGCGAACCGCGCCCGGGTCAACCGGGGCGCGGTCGGCAAGCCGCGGGACATCCTCGGGATCCTGCGCACCGTGTTGTTCTCCCCGGAGGACCTGGCGCTGGTGCGTGGCGACCCGGGCGAGCGCCGCCGGTTCATGGACGAGCTGCTGGTGCAGCGCGCGCCCCGGTACGCGGGCGTGCGCGCCGACTACGAGCGGATCCTCAAGCAGCGCAACGCGTTGTTGAAGACGGCGGGCAAGAAGAAGGGTGCCGCGCGCGACGACCCGTACGCGCTGTCGACCCTCGAGGTGTGGGACAACCACCTCTCGGTGGTCGGCGCCCAGCTGCTCGCCGCCCGGCTGGACCTGGTCGCCGACCTCGGGCCGCACACCACCGCGGCCTACGCCGGGGTCGCGCCCGACTCGCGGCCGGCCAAGATCTCCTACCGGTCCAGCCTCGGCGCGGCACTGCCCGAGGGGTACGGGGTTCCGGACGGGAAACGCGCCGAACCGGAGGTCCTCACCGGTATCCTGGTGGAGGCGATGGCGCAGGTGCGGCAGCAGGAGCTGGAACGGGGGATCAGCCTCGTCGGGCCGCACCGCGACGAGCTGGAGATCGTCCTCGGCGAGGCCCCCGCGAAGGGCTACGCGAGCCATGGGGAATCCTGGTCGTTCGCACTCGCGCTGCGGCTGGCGTCCTACGAGCTGCTGCGGCGGGAAGCGGGTGAACCGGTGCTCCTGCTCGACGACGTCTTCGCCGAGCTCGACCGGCGGCGCCGGTCGCGGCTGGCCGAGGTGGCCGCCGGCGCTGAACAGGTGCTGGTCACCGCGGCGGTGGACGAGGACGTGCCCGAGGAACTGGCCGGGGTCCGGTTCACCGTCGCCGACGGGGAGGTGCGCAGTGCCTGA
- the gnd gene encoding phosphogluconate dehydrogenase (NAD(+)-dependent, decarboxylating), which yields MVQLGLVGLGRMGFNMRERLRAAGHEVVGYDRNQAVSDSTSLADMVSKLDAPRIVWVMVPAGGPTRETVAELGELLAEGDLVIDGGNSRFTDDKHNAEVLSAKGIGYLDCGVSGGVWGKENGYGLMVGGDKELVERAMPIFDALRPDGPREEGFSHAGSVGAGHYAKMIHNGIEYGLMQAYAEGFELLEAAKVVEDVPAVIKGWQRGTVVRSWLLDLLVRALDEDPELDDLEGYVEDSGEGRWTLEEAINNAVPAPVISAALFARFASRRKDSSAMRAVAALRNQFGGHAVKKAGE from the coding sequence ATGGTTCAGCTGGGACTGGTCGGCCTCGGCCGGATGGGCTTCAACATGCGCGAGCGGCTGCGCGCCGCCGGGCACGAGGTGGTCGGCTACGACCGCAACCAGGCGGTCTCGGACTCGACCTCGCTCGCCGACATGGTGTCCAAACTGGACGCCCCGCGCATCGTCTGGGTGATGGTCCCCGCGGGCGGGCCGACGCGTGAGACGGTGGCCGAGCTGGGTGAGCTGCTCGCCGAGGGCGATCTGGTGATCGACGGCGGCAACTCCCGGTTCACCGACGACAAGCACAACGCCGAGGTGCTGTCCGCCAAGGGCATCGGCTACCTCGACTGCGGCGTGTCCGGTGGCGTGTGGGGCAAGGAGAACGGCTACGGCCTGATGGTCGGCGGCGACAAGGAGCTCGTCGAGCGCGCCATGCCGATCTTCGACGCGCTGCGCCCGGACGGCCCGCGCGAGGAGGGCTTCTCGCACGCCGGCTCGGTCGGCGCCGGCCACTACGCGAAGATGATCCACAACGGCATCGAGTACGGCCTGATGCAGGCCTACGCCGAGGGCTTCGAGCTACTCGAGGCCGCGAAGGTCGTCGAGGACGTGCCGGCGGTGATCAAGGGCTGGCAGCGCGGCACCGTGGTCCGGTCCTGGCTGCTCGACCTGCTGGTGCGCGCGCTGGACGAGGACCCGGAGCTGGACGACCTCGAGGGTTACGTCGAGGACTCCGGCGAGGGCCGGTGGACGCTGGAGGAGGCCATCAACAACGCGGTGCCGGCGCCGGTCATCTCGGCCGCGCTGTTCGCGCGGTTCGCCTCGCGGCGGAAGGACTCGTCCGCGATGCGCGCCGTCGCCGCGCTGCGCAACCAGTTCGGCGGTCACGCCGTGAAGAAGGCCGGCGAGTAG